A region of Deltaproteobacteria bacterium DNA encodes the following proteins:
- a CDS encoding thermonuclease family protein, producing MEEVVDGDTLRVRVAGEVVTVRLIGIDAPERSHPSLGKEFFADESAAHLSSVCLGKTVRMEADAEGSDKYDRLLRYVFLPSPDGRLLNLEMLRTGFARAYTRFPFSRKDDFVAAEGLARREGNGLWRDGGAAEARWLASGNGLPVQVYPSGGRRYAIGYKGWLRGGLERGELPKEIEWIVRNRAELSEAEFARKAGDRGYRPADPAKDAPEARTREAASPGGGDPVVRWEEAHRHAGEEIVVEGTIVRSHRLAKVLYLNFHPNWKRYLTVVIFASDLPRFPADPEKAYKGRKVRVRGEVRIHQGRPEITVRSPEDIAVAP from the coding sequence GTGGAGGAGGTGGTCGACGGGGACACGCTGCGGGTGCGGGTCGCCGGGGAAGTCGTCACCGTCCGCCTGATCGGGATCGACGCCCCGGAGCGGAGCCACCCGTCGCTCGGAAAGGAGTTTTTCGCCGACGAGTCGGCCGCGCACCTCTCCTCCGTCTGCCTCGGGAAAACGGTCCGGATGGAGGCGGACGCGGAAGGATCGGACAAGTACGATCGCCTGCTCCGGTACGTCTTCCTCCCCTCTCCCGACGGCCGCCTCCTGAATCTCGAAATGCTCCGGACCGGGTTCGCGCGCGCCTACACCCGATTCCCCTTCTCCCGGAAGGACGATTTCGTCGCGGCGGAGGGCCTTGCGCGCCGGGAGGGGAACGGGTTGTGGCGGGACGGCGGCGCGGCGGAAGCGCGGTGGCTCGCATCCGGCAACGGTTTACCGGTCCAGGTCTACCCTTCCGGCGGGAGGCGGTACGCGATCGGCTACAAGGGATGGCTCCGGGGAGGACTCGAACGGGGGGAGCTGCCGAAGGAGATCGAGTGGATCGTGCGGAACCGGGCGGAGCTGTCGGAAGCCGAGTTCGCGCGAAAAGCCGGGGACCGCGGGTACCGGCCCGCCGACCCGGCGAAGGACGCGCCCGAGGCGCGGACCCGGGAGGCGGCCTCTCCGGGAGGCGGCGATCCGGTCGTGCGATGGGAGGAGGCTCATCGGCACGCGGGGGAGGAGATCGTCGTGGAGGGGACGATCGTGCGATCCCATCGCTTGGCGAAGGTCCTCTACCTCAACTTCCATCCGAACTGGAAACGGTACCTGACCGTGGTCATCTTCGCGTCGGACCTCCCGCGCTTCCCGGCGGACCCGGAGAAGGCGTACAAGGGGAGGAAGGTCCGCGTCCGCGGCGAGGTCAGGATCCACCAGGGCCGCCCGGAGATCACCGTCCGCTCGCCGGAGGACATCGCGGTCGCTCCGTAG
- a CDS encoding rod shape-determining protein, translated as MIFNRLLGLFSHDLAIDLGTATTLVYVKGEGIICSEPSAVAVHRDSRGTKKVLAVGIEAKRMIGRTPGNIVAIRPIKDGVIADFEVTEAMLRYFIRKAHKARTLVRPRIIICVPYGCTEVERRAVRESAQSAGAREVYLIEEPLAAAIGAGLPITEPSGNMIVDIGGGTTEVAVISLGGIVKSQSVRVAGDKMDEAILQYVKRKYNLLIGEPTAEHIKVTVGNAFPGFSESTEVKGLDMVSGVPKALKLHSDEIREALSEPVRIIVDAVKAVFEETPPELAGDIYDRGIVLAGGGALLRNLDALLREETGLPVTVAEDPLSCVVLGSGKALDELDLLRQVALH; from the coding sequence ATGATCTTCAACCGGCTTCTGGGCCTGTTCTCCCACGACCTGGCCATCGACCTGGGCACCGCCACCACGCTCGTCTACGTCAAGGGGGAGGGGATCATCTGCTCCGAGCCGTCGGCCGTTGCCGTCCACCGGGACAGCCGCGGCACGAAGAAGGTCCTCGCCGTGGGGATCGAGGCGAAGCGGATGATCGGGCGCACTCCGGGGAACATCGTCGCCATCCGCCCCATCAAGGACGGGGTCATCGCGGACTTCGAGGTGACCGAGGCGATGCTGCGGTATTTCATCCGGAAGGCCCACAAGGCCCGCACCCTGGTCCGTCCGCGCATCATCATCTGCGTCCCGTACGGATGCACCGAGGTGGAGCGGCGCGCGGTCCGCGAATCGGCCCAGAGCGCCGGGGCGCGCGAGGTGTACCTGATCGAGGAGCCGCTGGCGGCCGCCATCGGCGCCGGGCTTCCCATCACGGAGCCGTCCGGGAACATGATCGTGGACATCGGCGGCGGGACGACCGAGGTCGCGGTCATCTCCCTCGGCGGGATCGTCAAGAGCCAGTCGGTGCGGGTCGCGGGCGACAAGATGGACGAGGCGATCCTCCAGTACGTGAAGCGGAAATACAACCTGCTGATCGGGGAGCCGACGGCGGAGCACATCAAGGTCACCGTGGGCAACGCGTTCCCCGGCTTCTCGGAGTCCACCGAGGTGAAGGGGCTCGACATGGTCTCCGGCGTTCCCAAGGCGCTGAAGCTCCATTCGGACGAGATCCGCGAGGCGCTCTCCGAGCCGGTGCGCATCATCGTGGACGCGGTCAAGGCGGTGTTCGAGGAGACTCCGCCGGAGCTGGCGGGGGACATCTACGACCGCGGCATCGTCCTCGCCGGGGGGGGGGCGCTGCTGCGAAACCTCGACGCCCTCCTGCGGGAGGAGACGGGGCTCCCCGTAACGGTCGCCGAGGACCCGCTCTCCTGCGTCGTGCTCGGATCCGGGAAGGCGCTGGACGAGCTCGACCTTCTGAGGCAGGTCGCCCTGCACTAA
- a CDS encoding SurA N-terminal domain-containing protein, whose product MLDVLRRNAGSWAIKIILSFIALTFIWWGVGTYTEQDRNVAATVGGEKITMAELSEAVSTLEKTYRDVYGPAFTPEMARALNLKKTAIDSLIQRRILLAEAERMGLSATDTEVQREIAASPAFQADGQFREDRYRAVLSYNRITPSEFEASKRMEVTLRKVEGLLAAGALVPETEAKEMFQVASRKIRLLLVTADPEKARGIPPPTEGEIAARYEQSKESFRVPARVKLVVAAFTPEHFGRGIRPSEAEIKAYHEAGAERFRSEERRLVSRIVIPFGKKDKEEARAKAEKILIEASKGKAEFDSAARKHSRGKGGEAWWTRKEAGEALSGPVFSAAVDTVVGPVELPGSFVLARIGKIRFPEALPLAEVRDRVADQIARDKGKDQAVIKAYEAQPKAAAAKDLKSTAAAFGVPVVETGWIGAEGTQGVPPAVAQEALLLPRGEVAPVKTIGDSHYLFQVSAKEESRVPPLADVREKVAAAVAREKRTAAVRAALQQVLSVSKSASDLETNAKKAGFAPVVTGWFAPLSEPVPEPLAAAGEIRKEISSLTSKAPVSPKIYPGRGGQSLAMAFLGEQSAGDAEWEKMKASLLRGIAEQRKNALMEAFLSDRRKTVKVEISPEALK is encoded by the coding sequence ATGCTCGACGTGCTCCGCCGGAACGCCGGCTCCTGGGCCATCAAGATCATCCTGTCGTTCATCGCGCTGACCTTCATCTGGTGGGGCGTCGGAACCTACACGGAGCAGGACCGGAACGTGGCCGCCACCGTGGGGGGGGAGAAGATCACGATGGCCGAGCTGTCCGAGGCGGTGTCGACCCTCGAGAAGACGTACCGGGACGTGTACGGCCCCGCGTTCACGCCCGAGATGGCGCGGGCGCTGAACCTGAAGAAGACCGCGATCGACTCCCTGATCCAGCGAAGGATACTCCTCGCGGAGGCGGAGAGGATGGGGCTCTCGGCGACGGACACCGAGGTGCAGCGGGAGATCGCGGCGTCGCCGGCGTTCCAGGCCGACGGCCAGTTCCGCGAGGACCGGTACCGCGCGGTCCTCTCCTACAACCGGATCACTCCGTCGGAGTTCGAGGCGTCCAAGCGGATGGAGGTCACCCTCAGGAAGGTCGAGGGACTCCTGGCCGCCGGAGCGCTGGTCCCCGAGACGGAGGCGAAGGAGATGTTCCAGGTGGCCTCCCGGAAGATCCGCCTGCTGCTCGTGACGGCGGATCCGGAGAAGGCGAGGGGAATCCCGCCCCCGACCGAGGGGGAGATCGCCGCCAGGTACGAACAGTCGAAGGAGAGCTTTCGCGTTCCCGCCCGGGTGAAGCTCGTCGTGGCCGCGTTCACGCCCGAGCATTTCGGGCGCGGGATCCGGCCATCGGAGGCCGAGATCAAGGCGTACCACGAGGCCGGCGCCGAACGGTTCCGCTCCGAGGAGCGGCGGCTGGTCAGCCGCATCGTCATCCCCTTCGGGAAGAAGGACAAGGAGGAGGCGCGGGCGAAGGCGGAGAAGATCCTGATCGAGGCGTCGAAGGGGAAAGCCGAGTTCGACTCCGCCGCGAGGAAGCATTCCCGCGGCAAGGGCGGGGAGGCGTGGTGGACGCGGAAGGAGGCGGGCGAGGCGCTCTCGGGCCCGGTTTTCTCCGCCGCCGTGGACACGGTGGTCGGCCCGGTCGAACTTCCCGGCAGCTTCGTACTGGCGCGCATCGGCAAGATCCGGTTCCCGGAGGCGCTCCCCCTGGCGGAGGTCCGCGACCGCGTCGCGGACCAGATCGCCCGGGACAAGGGGAAGGACCAGGCGGTGATCAAGGCGTACGAGGCGCAGCCGAAGGCCGCGGCGGCGAAGGACCTGAAGTCGACGGCCGCCGCTTTCGGGGTCCCGGTCGTCGAAACGGGCTGGATCGGCGCGGAAGGGACGCAAGGGGTTCCTCCCGCGGTGGCCCAGGAGGCGCTCCTGCTCCCGCGGGGGGAGGTCGCCCCGGTCAAGACCATCGGCGACAGCCATTACCTGTTCCAGGTGTCGGCGAAGGAGGAATCCCGCGTCCCGCCGCTCGCGGACGTCCGGGAGAAGGTGGCCGCCGCCGTCGCCCGGGAGAAGCGCACCGCCGCCGTGCGGGCGGCGCTGCAGCAGGTGCTGTCGGTTTCGAAGAGCGCGTCCGACCTCGAGACGAACGCGAAGAAGGCGGGATTCGCCCCCGTCGTGACCGGCTGGTTCGCGCCTCTCTCCGAACCGGTCCCGGAACCGCTGGCCGCGGCGGGAGAGATCCGGAAGGAGATCTCCTCCCTTACCTCCAAGGCGCCCGTGTCCCCGAAGATCTACCCCGGCCGCGGAGGGCAGTCGCTTGCGATGGCCTTCCTCGGAGAGCAGTCGGCGGGAGACGCGGAGTGGGAGAAGATGAAGGCGTCCCTGCTGCGGGGGATCGCGGAGCAGCGGAAGAACGCCCTCATGGAGGCGTTCCTCTCCGACCGCCGCAAGACGGTCAAGGTCGAGATCAGCCCGGAGGCGCTGAAATAG
- a CDS encoding WD40 repeat domain-containing protein: MTLLLWTVAVPGVSTGTDPSTPSSHTIESARERLQFLTDEESRIGEWVERNWEKALSASQPGIVTGPRRKGEKAEAFRERDMRLRMAVSAVKERLRTERKVWILNERGALLASEFQALLPARLGAYDAGREEYPLLLGFGWPSDLFIRFRVPEEARKLFELRLTGRVNARFRINGQGEAYLVSLGKFWKDSDGVRPIVYLSPPGPRLLWEGSHESWVSSVAFRPDGSQALSAGADGTLCIWDVATGARIACQDNVEMALSVAYSPDGSTFATGGADSYLRIRDAADGREISTVPAGGRVLSVGFSPDGRYVVTGDGSGAARVFSASSGKEAWSADFGEPVWSAVFAGGGTSLAAGGDGNTVVLWNILYQRRIWKKELEWPIYSLAVAGNRGLVAVGGAGRRMLVLREKDGSVAWSADMGGEVRTVAFDPSGGKYVAGGGGGYAVKVFAPESGKLLWTAEIGNPIRSLAFGPEGGKLFVGSSDFSVRMFEVTEEQRVVAAYWSPGRIWLERGTERSLFRP; the protein is encoded by the coding sequence ATGACTCTGCTGCTTTGGACCGTCGCGGTCCCGGGCGTCTCCACGGGGACCGATCCTTCCACACCGTCCTCCCACACGATCGAATCCGCAAGGGAACGCCTGCAATTCCTTACGGACGAGGAGAGTCGGATCGGGGAGTGGGTCGAGCGGAACTGGGAGAAGGCGCTGTCGGCTTCGCAACCCGGCATCGTCACGGGCCCCCGGCGCAAGGGGGAGAAGGCGGAGGCGTTCCGCGAGCGGGACATGCGTCTGCGGATGGCCGTTTCCGCCGTGAAGGAACGGCTTCGGACGGAACGGAAGGTGTGGATCCTGAACGAGCGCGGCGCGCTCCTGGCATCCGAGTTCCAGGCGCTGCTCCCGGCGCGCCTGGGGGCGTACGACGCGGGCCGGGAGGAGTACCCGCTCCTGCTCGGGTTCGGCTGGCCGTCGGACCTCTTCATCCGGTTCCGCGTCCCCGAGGAGGCGCGGAAGCTCTTCGAGCTCCGCCTCACCGGCAGGGTGAACGCCCGGTTCCGGATCAACGGGCAGGGGGAGGCCTACCTCGTTTCCCTCGGGAAATTCTGGAAGGACTCCGACGGGGTTCGGCCGATCGTGTACCTGTCCCCTCCGGGTCCGAGGCTGCTCTGGGAGGGCTCCCACGAATCGTGGGTCAGCTCCGTGGCGTTCCGTCCGGACGGTTCCCAGGCGCTTTCCGCCGGAGCGGACGGCACCCTTTGCATCTGGGACGTGGCGACCGGCGCCCGGATCGCATGCCAGGACAACGTGGAAATGGCGCTCTCGGTGGCGTACAGCCCCGACGGGTCGACCTTCGCCACCGGGGGGGCGGATTCGTACCTGCGGATCCGGGACGCGGCCGACGGGCGGGAGATTTCGACCGTACCCGCGGGGGGGAGAGTCCTCTCCGTGGGATTCAGTCCGGACGGCCGATACGTCGTCACCGGGGACGGGAGCGGCGCCGCGCGGGTATTCTCCGCATCGTCCGGGAAAGAGGCCTGGAGCGCGGATTTCGGGGAACCGGTCTGGTCGGCCGTCTTCGCCGGGGGAGGGACCTCCCTCGCGGCCGGCGGGGACGGAAACACCGTGGTCCTCTGGAACATCCTGTATCAGCGACGGATCTGGAAGAAGGAGCTCGAGTGGCCGATCTACTCATTGGCGGTCGCGGGGAACCGGGGGCTGGTCGCGGTCGGAGGGGCGGGGAGACGGATGCTGGTCCTGCGGGAGAAGGACGGCTCCGTCGCGTGGTCCGCGGACATGGGGGGGGAGGTCCGTACCGTCGCTTTCGATCCGTCGGGGGGGAAATACGTCGCCGGCGGAGGAGGAGGGTACGCGGTCAAGGTATTCGCGCCCGAATCGGGAAAGCTGCTGTGGACCGCGGAGATCGGCAATCCCATCCGTTCCCTGGCGTTCGGTCCGGAGGGAGGGAAATTGTTCGTGGGCTCCTCCGACTTCTCCGTCCGGATGTTCGAGGTGACGGAGGAGCAACGGGTGGTGGCGGCCTACTGGTCGCCGGGGCGCATCTGGCTGGAGCGCGGAACGGAACGGTCGCTGTTCCGCCCCTGA